A single window of Bacteroidales bacterium DNA harbors:
- a CDS encoding GIY-YIG nuclease family protein, whose protein sequence is MGIRRKWYTKRFTKENIDQVTNVSGVYLLMNRAKSVTYIGSSTNLKTRLIEYLRTGKIPNVHYFMCYQLSGKAEAKRVKAKMISQYQPYYN, encoded by the coding sequence ATGGGAATAAGACGAAAATGGTACACTAAACGCTTTACGAAAGAAAACATAGACCAAGTTACCAACGTATCTGGAGTATATCTATTGATGAATCGTGCAAAGAGTGTAACCTATATCGGTAGCTCAACAAACCTTAAAACCAGACTAATAGAATACTTAAGGACAGGTAAAATCCCAAACGTTCATTACTTCATGTGCTACCAATTATCTGGAAAAGCAGAGGCCAAAAGAGTTAAAGCAAAAATGATATCGCAATATCAACCGTACTATAACTAA